From the Vespa velutina chromosome 5, iVesVel2.1, whole genome shotgun sequence genome, the window AGTATTAAACAATTACAAAGAGACAACGTCGCGATGCTGTTCGAATTGGGATGCGTCGATTTGTTCACCGCGCCGCACTTTTACGGCCATAACAAACACGAAGTCAGTAATCCAGTTTTACTCTAATTCTAATCTAAGactgtaaaattaattattattaacgaactgtcgtatattatatttatatatatatatatatatatatatatatatatatatattatattatatttaaattaattacagaTGCCCAGCGCTGGTACAAATAACGAAGGTTCCATagagaatgaattttattcagCTTCTGTGTCGGAAGATGGACACGCGTCTCATTTGCCGCCTGAAATATGGAAGACCTTTATTAGTTTggcatatttatttattgttacttGGATTACTGCCTTTGTGATGGTAATAGTGCACGATCGAGTGCCAGATATGAAAAAGTATCCACCTTTGCCGGATATATTTTTGGACAACGTTCCTCATATACCCTGGGCATTCGACATGTGCGAAGTTACTGGCACTATACTTTTTGCCATTTGGCTCATTGTTCTTATTTTCCATAAGTATAGGTAATGATATAAGGGGTAAAAATTGTCCATTTTGTcgatatttattcaattcaatttctcatcaatttttcctctctatcAACTTCGTAGATTTATCTTATTACGGAGATTTTTCGCCCTCTTTGGTACAGTCTTCTTATTGCGATGCGTTACAATGCTGATTACATCTCTCTCTGTACCTGGCGCACATTTGCAATGTCAACCGCGTAAGATGCCAGACGAAGGTTGGACTAGGTGcgaaatgttattataaactAGACGATCGATCAAACTAGTCGATCAAACTagacgattttaattaatgcatACCAATAATGTTCCTTATTCAGTTCTGCATATGTggaattatataataagatcGCAATGGCTTACGTTATCTGGCGTGGTGCCGGTATGTCAATACAAGGTGTTAGAACTTGCGGCGACTACATGTTTAGCGGCCATACGGTCACATTGACCATgctgaatttttttatcactgAATGTGAGTATGAATTCGAATTCGAAATCGCcttaaataagagaaaaaagaaatgagagattTAGAAAAggattcgttttcttttttaatttttctttctcctttttttttttacttctttttcttctcttcttttttttctttttcttctttctttctttttcttctttcttttcttttttctttttcttctcttcttttttttctttttctttttttcttttcttttcttttcttttcttttcttttcttttcttttcttttcttttccagatACCCCAAGACAGCTCTACTTCCTTCACACCTTTACATGGATGCTTAATATGTTcggtatcttttttatattggcCGCCCACGAACATTATTCCATCGATGTGTTTGTAGCGTTTTATATAACTTcccgattatttttatattatcataccTTGGCCAATAATCAAGCACTGATGCAACGTGACTCAAACAGAACTAGAATTTGGTTTCCACTTTTTAGTTTTTTCGAATCGTCCGTCGATGGGATCGTACCAAACGAATATGAGTCCCCgtcattaatcatttataatctaATATGTAGGGGGAAAGATGTTTGCAACATTCTAAGATCGTTTATCTACTTTCGAAAACCGCGGAGCAACGTAAATGGTAATATAAACAGCACAAGGAAGGAAcgctaatataaatattttaatgttttacaaATTGGTTATCGTCTTCGAAATTTGTCAATATGAAATCAAATGGAAATGTttaatttcgatgatattaataactgaaggatgttatatattttatcaaattgatAAAGTTGAATGCATCGATTTTTCTAAACTTGTAAATATTCTTAAAGTGTTAATCACATCTAAATGGCattccttttaattaataccATTAACGTGTTAccttatattatttcgaaatttagAATGGAGCATTCGCTATTCTATATAATCacttatatattgaattatgccttttatttgataactttatttattttttcttcaaataagAGTAcaatttatggaaaaaaaatgcttCATTTTAGAAGCTcctaattttacaaataaattctatgaaaatattgtaataaggAAGGAGGGTAAAAGGCTTAGTAAGAATGAGTGcacaatttgatattaatcaattaacaaTTCTTccctatattaattaattcgataagtTTTTCCTGTAATGAAAGCCAAAAAATTCACATGGGCGACTAAACCGTTTATTCGTTTGTTTCATTATctattgaaagagaaagaatgaaaagcaagaaaagaaaataacgtaaTTAACATAAGGACAATGTATTAGTGTGAAATGCGGAGTGGGGATAAATAACGGGATTGTACAAAGTACCGATATTATAATAGAGTTTATACGCATAGATTGTTTTATACGAAAGGAGAGAATTGTGCGATAGTgagaattatatatgtatatatgtatgtatgtacgtgtgtacgtatgtatatgcatacttCTATTCCGTAAAGTAAATCGGTATCAAGaatggtaatatatataattgattaattattatcaattataggACATTTAGGATATAAAGGTAGAACCGGTAGTAAATCGAACGAAACTGCTGTTGGCTAGCCTGATCTATTGAtagataagaagaataaaactTGAACTAAATGATATCGcgtcgatatatttttttacgttttaaagagaaaaaagaaaaatgaacaaattttGTTGTTTAATTAAAGCAAATAACGTTTGCCCGTTAAGTAATTTCACCACTTTCTATCCGTTTTAGAAAGTAATCGTAATGGCAGGCTGTCTTATTTGGGCCTAATCGTAGCTTTTATACCGATACAGATTCATTACGATATGCGAGTTACGATAGTTGATCAATCTTATTAAAAACTCATTTGTATAAACGTGACAGGCATACAAGTACACAGACATACACAGATTTGTACGCAATTATgcgataataattgaatataggGGTTAATCAAAGAGGCTATTCGCAAaggaaaataacattttatatttaagttTTGCTATCGAATCACGCACGAAACGGAGGAACATGCTTGtacattaatataaacatatatgtagatatttaatatatcgttaattacgtatatatctattaataggATTAAAGGTATAGTAAATGGCGCATCAGAAATAGGAGCGCGAGTTTTGACGGATATAATGccaactttttttatttattaaatagctcattattttttgtataaacgTTATATCGATACAAAAAGGACTGAAATAATtcatcgtatatattattcatcgttatcatcgttgatctgagttttatttaaacttaCATACATGcaaattcatattaataaaaaatgtatacgtatatgtccCACGATCAGTTTTGTACaggtatgtgtatatatatatatacatatatatatatatatatatatatgtatatgtatatgtatatatatatatatatatatatatatatattcgtgaaAGCGAAGGAGAACGTAAATACCAAAGTACTTTGTTaaactattattttatcgtttcgaaaaagaaagagaaatatatcaaCGATGAGTAGTACGTGTGCCGCCGcaaacattataaaataggATTGGTTCGTGGGAAATATAgcaatatttatgtataatgtacGTATATAGAGCTATCGGCCGtgaaaatgtattattcgAATTTCACAGAGTGCGCCTGCGAACCatggatattttctttcttcctttctttttctctttctttttcttttttcaaatgaaaatacgtgtatatacgtattaaacatagatatataattttctataaataatttcaatgcaAGGTCATAGAGAATTGAAGTGAGATTTTCTTGTTCtcttataataacgatattttaacaacaacaacaacaacaacaacaacaacaacaacggttttaacgatattttaataacaacatTTTCACGAATCGGCGAGTTAGATTTTATAACGTTGTCGAATGTTGGAATAAAGACTACTTTTCAAGAATCTTCCCCCGATCTTATTCCATTGCAATCCGGAACTGGAATCATTCGAGAAGCCATTGAGGAAGAAAGGATGGACGCTTTGTAACGATGTAAATCCTATATTacctataatattaataagtacATCTCGGATAAATCGACGTTTATACGAGAATATTAGATACGACTACGATAGGTAAATGGTAATATTATACCGGTTTAGTAGTTACAACTAAAATAGTTCGCGCTCGTAGATATCTATAATTAAACGTTGGAGGTGACGTTATAGGACGGTGCTATTCACAGTGGGTCTAGTTTGATATTTCTTACCGAGCATGTTGGTTTCATACGCGCGCTTCTCTATAAACGTTTCGCCGgggaaaaagtgaaaagaaaaattgaagggtatattatagataagtATCGGCGATACGCATATAGTTGCAGATAAAACTCAGAGTAAATTCATCATTTGCATTGCGTGTGTACGCGTGCGTATGCGattcttttaatatcgttcCTTTAATTATCGCCAATTCGTCGATTCGGAGTAACACTATGGGGGAAAATCTGGATATGGGAGAATGTCCGGTGTGCGGTAAGCAGGCTCGGCTGAAATGCAGCGGCTGCAAGGGGAGCTTTTATTGCGGGAAGGAACACCAAAGGGAAGATTGGCCGTTGCACAAATCAATCTGCCATGCCTGGGAGATCGAGGAAAGCAAAGAATTGGGAAGATACTTGATTGCAAGGAGGGATTTAAAGAGCGGTGAGCCGATCATTTCGGAAGTGCCACTCGTTTGGGGAGCCGCACCTCATACGTCTTACAGGGTGTGCGTCGGTTGCGGTCAACGTTGCGAGGACGTCGAAACGAGATGTCCCAAGTGCTTCTGGCCTTCCTGTTCTACGGACTGCAAGGCTCTCCTGGCTAAGGACGGCCACGAGTTGGAATGTGCCCTTCTTGCAAAAACCAGAATCTTTCCCAGGTGAAGAAAAACGGCTTTGACGTGGCTACCGGTAACGTTATCCGTTAAGAATACAACCGCGTATATAACCGCCTataacgtatattatataccacCTATATATACGATAGTATATTAAAGTACCGTTAGTatcggtcgatcgatcttcctcttctttcgtctctctttttccgtcGCCGTATTTCCCCGTCGTCTTTTTCTAGATGCGACGTTTTGCTACCGATAAGGATGCTGATACTTTGGAAGACAAAGTCGAAGCGTTGGAAATTATTGGAAAAGCTACAGAGTCACGAGGATTCTCGCGGTCCTGGGACCGATGCTTACGAGGAGGTGGAAGAGATAACGAATCATCTTAGAGCCCTTGTCGCGGTCGATCCTTCTTGCGCCAAGATATTGCCTAAAATTTGTGGGCTAATCGACGTGAACGGGCTCGAAACATTACCGCCGGAAGGTTCCGTCGCCATTTATCGCACGACATGTCTTTTGGAACACCGTTGCTTACCAAACACTCGGCATTTCTTCGCATTGGACGAGAATGGTAGACCGATCGTAAACGTGCTCGCCGTTACCTCGATTAAAAAGTAGGTAAACCGTTGGTGGAATTTAATGAAAGATCCGATATAGATCCCTTTTATACGACCgcgattatatcatttttcaagGGGCGAACATTTGAGTACGTGCTATACTCACGCACTTTGGTCTACGAGAGCGAGGAGGCGACATTTGCTCGCgaccaaatatttttcttgttcctgCGAACGATGCGCCGATCCAACGGAACTGGGAACGCATCTTGGCACTCTGAGATGTCCTTACAACGACGGCGGATTCATTCTTCCGAGGGATCCGTTGGACTTTGAAACGGAATGGTCCTGCGATACGTGTAAAAATACTCTTCGGTCCTCGGAGGTCGGTCAATTAATGGATAGGCTCGAGGAAGAAGTCGAAGAGGCAATGAGGACCCCAAACAAGGCCGTGCTTTCCGATCTTCTTTCTCGGTGAGTGCTTCTTCCTCGCTTCCTGTTTGACACCAGGAGGCGGGGGAGAGGTGGCGGAGGAGACAGCGGAGAAACCAAAAGAattctccattttcttcttctacaatCACGTAATACGTGACGTAcgatcatatacatattttcagACTTCGCGCTCTTCTACATCCGGGCCATCAACATTGCATATCTATCGGGCATTCTTTGATACAATTATTACCGTCGAACGATCGACAAAAATTCGACCTTTGCAATCTTATAATGAATACCGTCGCCGTCGTAGATCCATACTGCGAACGATTGACACTCTACGCGGCAATTACTTTACGAGAACTCGCCGATTGTCCAGGACAAGACAAGAAAGGACATTTGTCGAAAGCCATGACTTTGTTGATGTCAGAGCCTGCGAAAAGTCCTGGCGGTAAATTATTGCGACTGATAAAGTCCGAATTAGAATATCTTTGATCCTATTGTATTGATGTAATTGTCCCTACGAGCGTAGGGtcctaaaatattatattagattggaaggaaaatgcaaagaaaaaagagaaagagatcagGCGGAATATGAATCAATatgaattttacattatattttattttatggataagcttacatacatacgttcaaATAGAATCCCTCAAATTAAATCCAAAATCGTTATCCTAAAGAATCGTTATCCTATGAATGTgagaatgatttaataatcgttaaacGTATCAAAAACGGCAAATAGACGACTATTAGAATTGTCATGGACGCAGACAGGTACGTTTCGTCCGTACCCCTAACAGAGGATACGACAAGGATCGACCTTTGAGCTGGGCCGTGATTTGCAAAAGATATGCCTTCCCGGGTTGCAATCTCTTGAGGGTAAACGGAAGGGCTCTGTCATTCGGCGTGCTCCCTCTTTCCTCGCAGACCTCGAACGTATACTCggatcgacgacgacgatggagACCGCACTGATCGGGTACGCTAGCAAAGCTGGCCAATGTCGTAGAATCTTTCAATTCTCTCACGAGAATGCAATATTTCGCGGCACCGGCCGGCTCTACTCCTATTGTCACCTCGTCGCAACTTCTCAATGAGCGATACTCGCGCGGCGTGCTTCTCGACGGTACCTAACGGAATAATGTAagctattaaaattttttacatatctatGTTGAATGGAAAATCGTATCGTCTACCTGCGGATAAATCGTCGAGGACTCCTGCGTAACTAGTACTTTGATTGCCGTGACTCTCGCTAATTCCTGCGGTGTAGCCGATATCCGCAGAATATAAGCTTTTCCCGTGGGCAGTAGAGGTACTCGCAGAGACGCATATCCCACCACTTCTTTTTCCTATAAATTTCCTATAAATTTATCCTATTTCCTATAAAAAAATCGAACGCACatagagaggggaggggggcggaagggagggagagagagacgcatcacccagaaggaggaaagagagaaaaagatgcaTCGATACATATTCGGATGGATTACCCGCAGTATTCCTGGAGCACTTAGTTTGGCCTTGACTATTCCACCGCCGCAAGGAAGAATGTGGAAGATACTCGATGCATTTTCCGCTGGGCGATAACGGAAATTGACGAAACCATCGGTTTTTCTCAAACTCACCGTGGCGTAACGTCCCGTATGTAACATCAACTCCGGCGTTTTCCGAAATCGTATGGCATCGGTGGCAAGTTTATTCGAAACGTTGTTACGCATATTAACCtgcaaacgaaaaaaagtaataataatatcgtaagtATCAACTAGTTATCTTCGCTATTATCGTCGCTTTCCCCGAACCAACCACATATAGAGTAAAGTTGTACGTAGTGTCGAACTTCATTCTGTGAAGAGTCAACTTGGTCTGTCGTACGCAATGAACCCCTTCCGGGACACCCCGATATTGATGCTCTCTGTTGCTCGAGGAACTTCCCTTGCCGGTATACGAATGAACGATGAGAAAGTTTTGCGCGGCGCAAAGCGTCGAAGGGTGTGCTTGAGTTCCCGACGTAACGGCCAAACAATAGTTGGATAGGTGCGGATCTACGTGGCTACGAGGAAATAAAGACTAAACTCAATGCTCTAAAGTAAAGGTAAACGATCCTAGGGTCGTTTGTCCATCTCTAACGATTCTCTCTTTGGGGTTAAGTCTATCGAAGTTCTCTTACCTTTTGTTCCAAGATATGGTTAGCCGACGTTTGCTTCTTCTCTGTTGAAATCTTAAGGAACGCTGACGATTCTCCTTTTCATTCGCATAAAATCCTGACAGATGATTCAAGGCGTTGGACGTTGCGTACAAGAGTACGGTGCTCGGATCtgatttttcgattttcttacCCCGCAATGATTTGATTTCGAACCAATATAAACCAGCGCGCGTTCGCGCTATCGTAAAGTTCTGATCCTCTGCTCCTTCGTACGTAAACAAAGGCGATCCTGGTTTTAGTGTCTTCACCGGCCATCGAGACTGATCTACTTGTCAATGTAATGACGCGTgtaaatgaaggaaaaatattataaatgactATACTTTTAACTAATTCGAACTCACATTTTGCTCCTTCCAGTTCTCGATCATTTTCAGGTGGCTCCGCGTAACTGACCGTCCATGATATCGGACCGCTGCAGGGACTGACGAGCAAGGTGAGAGGTGGACCTTCTCGCGGGTTCAGATAATAAAAcctacaataatattatctagaTACAGTATAAACTAATCTTGTTCCAGGTAGAAGTTAGTATCGAACATGTAGGTATCGAAGGAAAATGAGAAggatcgtgaaaaaaaaaggatagacaCACGTGCGTTCAGCTGCGGTCGATACTGCGAAGCACgtaacgtatataaaatagGTAAAACGCGAATGTTGCTATATTTAGTCAGTTCGTTTGATCACGTAGTTCGTACGGTCAACGGCAACGGCACCGGCACCGGCACTGGCAccggcaacggcaacggcaacggcaacggcaacggcaacggcaacggcaacggcacGCTCGGATCACATCGGTTAAGTTTACGGCTCGACGATGCCAGCCTTCTCTTTCACCCTTTCCATCCTCCGGCCTGCACGCGCGTCGGATGGGCGTCGGGACGTTGTCGCCACCGCACGTGCTCGCACGCGCTCGCACGCGCTcgcaagctctctctctctctctctctctctctctcccccccctccctccctccctccccctcccccgccTATTCCACGCATTCCCCTCGCTTGCTAAGCGGAGTTGCCTCTGCCGTTGCCAGTGAGACGGCTATTGTAAAATTAGCGTCGGGACACAATGCCGGCGTCGCGGCGTCTGGGGTCGCGGCAGCCACGACCCCCGTGATCTAAATTCGGCCACCGTAGCCGCGTCGCGTACCCGCGGGACCTTCCAATTGATTCTGTCATTCGACTTCGTTCAAGGACCGCGAACGTCTCACGTCTTTCCTATCCAAGTCTGATCAAGAGATCAACGAGAGAGATCGAACCGATACAATTTGCAATCCCTTCGAAATTTTACTTCCCTTgtaggaaaatataatatacacataatatatattattgctttcttcgaaaaatttatttcgtacgTAGATTTACGTTTTGCCGAGAAGTCTTGAAAAAAATCCTTAGATATATATCAGCGCGGCAGTGCCGTCGTAGCCGCTTTTCGTGGAAACCATCCGATAGTAGAACTTTTATGGTGCGTATCGTCGCGACGCGAACATAACTACTTCTCCCTTCACGGATCGCGACAATTTGCTCTCTTCGAATAGGGCCTCTACCCGAGAGAAGAGACTAACCGCTATCGTTTAAACAGACACACCCTCTTAAGAATCTGATTGCTAAATCGATCCTTCCTTTTTACGTGCTTTCGTTTACGCGTGAACAAATAATTACACTCCAAGATccgtcctctctctcctctctcgtgATCTCTCTGATCGAGTAACATGTGCAAGGAATAATATTACCACGAAGAACGTGGAAAGGATTTATTTCCCTAAGATACGTGCGATCATATTCCAAAACCACCTGATATCGAGCCAGGCTTATTTCCGTTCGCGGTTAAAAGTCCATTAGTTGAATTAAACGCAACCCTCGCGTATGTTAAAGAGAATAAACAAAGATAGATACTTTATGTCGGCAATAATGAAACGAACaacgaattatattatatgtatttatggtaattttgttattgtatGTGAAATATATTACTAACTGATTCGTGAGACGAAGGGGTAAACGTTGGAAAGTTTATGCGCGTGTCAACGTGCTACATAAGTGCAGAAAGttcgattataacgaatattaattttttgcttttttcgttCCGTACGGGGGAAAAATAACCGCGATCCGTTCTATCGTTCTCCTtgcttcctcctctctttgtTTCGCAAGAAAAACAAAGGCAAGACGATATAATAAGAAGAATGAATTCGATCACCGAAGctaaatcaaaatattcgtATTCGAAAATGGGCCTTATTTCTAATCTACCATTGTATGTATAAAACGTGAAATGCTCACTGCGACACATTGCCCGGTCGAAGGGTAGCAGGTATCTGGTACTCGGGGTGCAACACGCCGGTCCTGTTGAATTCTTGCGCGCGCGTCGGTCTCTCGGCGCCAAAGGGTCTCGGGCTGCCTACTGTTCTGCGAGTCTGGTAGAACTGTTCCTCTTGTTCCTGctcctgctgctgctgctgctgctgctgctgctgctgctgctgctgctgtggTTGAAAGAATTTCTCGCAAAAGGCGCATCCGGTGCAATAAGACGCACAAAGCGACGCGactaagagaagaaagaggagtcGCGGACGGTAAGACGACATCGTGACTATTGAGAACAGGACGGTGTCAAAGGATTTTataaaaggaaggaggaagatCGGGGAGAAGTAGGAATAGTGTCGCGAAGATAGGAGAAGAGGATGGGGAGTTAAAGGGAGAATAGCGTCggcgtcgacgacgacgacgacgacgacgacgacgacggcgacggcgacgacgacgacgacgacgacgacgacgacgacgacgacgacgacggcggcggcgacgacgacgacgacgacgacgacgacgacgacggcggcgacgacgacgacgacgacgacgacgacgacgacgacgacgacgacgacgacatccGTCGTCCAGTGGCGAACGAGTTCGACTGTGTGTCGAGCGGTAGACGGCAGAGACGACAGCAGGCTGCCAGCAGAGCTGCCACTGGAGCTGCCGCTTAGGAAAGCACGCCGAGACGAAACGAAATAACCCCTCTTCGTTTCCTATACAGCCGACGACTTCATGTTCGCCCCATCTTCTATAAGGAACCCTCATCCTCCTCTCCCCACTCTTTACCGCCACCACCAGCACGTCCCTCATTCGACTCCCTTCTCCCATCCCGCCCTTATGCtctcttccttcgttttttcctcCCCCAACTGACCTTTGCAACAAGCTTCATGGCCTTTTTTACCTTTCGTGTACTAAAGCCCTTCTTTTTCGATACTTTTAACAAAacaatgttatcgttatcatctttgACATCCTCTGACGTTGCCctgaatattatttctttcgtcaTGCAAATCGAATATATCTCGATATATTCGATAGGCGACcctttaatataaattcaaggttaatatttgatgaaatacttgtgaaaaatgttaaaagtatCGCGATTCTCGGTACAACAGTAGCATACACGCGTATACTGTATATGCCACGCGATAGCCCTttcgagatagaaaaaagctAATTATTGGCACGTAAGGTAGTCAGTAACGTCCGCTGCATAAGGTAAGGCAAGGCGGATGGACGTCACCACGGACGTCAAACGGCCTTCCTGTTTCATGCGGcgcgaggaaagaagaagccGATATGGCGCGAAGATCGCGTAGAAAGGGAAGTTAGTATACGGTAAGGCGCGTTGTATCATGGACCAACGATGGGACGATGATGACAGCAGGTCTGGCGGGTGGCAGGCCAATAAATCATGGCCTGCAGTGTGGGAACCTCCGACTATATGCTCCACGTGTGCAGGATACACCATCGGTAAAACCATACTCCCGAAGCGAATCTCGCTACGCGCCCATCCGTCTGCTCATCCCGAGACGCGGCTTCGATGTGTGCGcatcgcgcgcgcgcgcgcgcacgcgatTTTACTTCTCCGATTCTTTTATCCGTATTCTTCTACATCTTCTTTATTGGGATGATAATATATGAGAaactaaatagaaatattattacggttttcgattcgaaactACGGGCGGACGATAAagaacgtttttcttctttgttcgtCGCCTTGTTGTCGAAGGTGCAAAGATATAAAATGGGAACATAGGGTAGGGAAACCGCATGTTTTCGGAACGGATGACTGCAGAAAGAGCGTTTGTTTCTTCCCTCGGTTGAACGTCGGCGCCTCGAATGTCGGCTCCGATGATCCATCGGGTATCGAGTTTAcacccgtctctctctctctctctctctctctctctctctctctctcgaatagcctcgtctttctctctccctctttagtTCACGTCACGCGAAGACCTACTCCGTTTTACCTCTTTGCCACCTTGCGATACTGACCCTGCCTTCTTCGAGAGCGACACCTTCCAAGTGTTACGCGGTCCAAGTGTCACCGTATAACAGAGAGCAAGAAATTTTCAGCCGTCCACGAAAGCGAGCTGTCCCTCTCGGCTACTCCGATGTCGCGCCGGCAACTTGAG encodes:
- the LOC124949496 gene encoding ceramide phosphoethanolamine synthase-like isoform X1; this translates as MPTKNVVVDWTTNDVGVWLAENGHLSFSSLFKKHDIDGKVLLTLKEEDLKSVAIQANKTIGDLKRLCISIKQLQRDNVAMLFELGCVDLFTAPHFYGHNKHEMPSAGTNNEGSIENEFYSASVSEDGHASHLPPEIWKTFISLAYLFIVTWITAFVMVIVHDRVPDMKKYPPLPDIFLDNVPHIPWAFDMCEVTGTILFAIWLIVLIFHKYRFILLRRFFALFGTVFLLRCVTMLITSLSVPGAHLQCQPRKMPDEGWTSSAYVELYNKIAMAYVIWRGAGMSIQGVRTCGDYMFSGHTVTLTMLNFFITEYTPRQLYFLHTFTWMLNMFGIFFILAAHEHYSIDVFVAFYITSRLFLYYHTLANNQALMQRDSNRTRIWFPLFSFFESSVDGIVPNEYESPSLIIYNLICRGKDVCNILRSFIYFRKPRSNVNGNINSTRKER
- the LOC124949494 gene encoding SET domain-containing protein SmydA-8-like, which translates into the protein MGENLDMGECPVCGKQARLKCSGCKGSFYCGKEHQREDWPLHKSICHAWEIEESKELGRYLIARRDLKSGEPIISEVPLVWGAAPHTSYRVCVGCGQRCEDVETRCPKCFWPSCSTDCKALLAKDGHELECALLAKTRIFPRCDVLLPIRMLILWKTKSKRWKLLEKLQSHEDSRGPGTDAYEEVEEITNHLRALVAVDPSCAKILPKICGLIDVNGLETLPPEGSVAIYRTTCLLEHRCLPNTRHFFALDENGRPIVNVLAVTSIKKGEHLSTCYTHALWSTRARRRHLLATKYFSCSCERCADPTELGTHLGTLRCPYNDGGFILPRDPLDFETEWSCDTCKNTLRSSEVGQLMDRLEEEVEEAMRTPNKAVLSDLLSRLRALLHPGHQHCISIGHSLIQLLPSNDRQKFDLCNLIMNTVAVVDPYCERLTLYAAITLRELADCPGQDKKGHLSKAMTLLMSEPAKSPGGKLLRLIKSELEYL
- the LOC124949496 gene encoding ceramide phosphoethanolamine synthase-like isoform X2 → MESIKQLQRDNVAMLFELGCVDLFTAPHFYGHNKHEMPSAGTNNEGSIENEFYSASVSEDGHASHLPPEIWKTFISLAYLFIVTWITAFVMVIVHDRVPDMKKYPPLPDIFLDNVPHIPWAFDMCEVTGTILFAIWLIVLIFHKYRFILLRRFFALFGTVFLLRCVTMLITSLSVPGAHLQCQPRKMPDEGWTSSAYVELYNKIAMAYVIWRGAGMSIQGVRTCGDYMFSGHTVTLTMLNFFITEYTPRQLYFLHTFTWMLNMFGIFFILAAHEHYSIDVFVAFYITSRLFLYYHTLANNQALMQRDSNRTRIWFPLFSFFESSVDGIVPNEYESPSLIIYNLICRGKDVCNILRSFIYFRKPRSNVNGNINSTRKER